In Prochlorococcus marinus XMU1411, one genomic interval encodes:
- a CDS encoding ferredoxin--nitrite reductase, translated as MQYYLNDKKLNKIEKQKAEKDGLKIFEELDDYALKGWEEMDEVDLQMRLKWYGLFWRPKTPGRFMMRLRVPNGILNSNQLRVIASIVARYGEDGSADITTRQNIQLRGVLINDLPDIIKRLREVDITSVQSGMDNPRNVTGNPLAGIDPEEIIDTRKYTSELEDYLTNSGNGNPEFSNLPRKWNTAVAGAKDNFLLHNDLIFHPVFKNGILGFGVWVGGILSATLNAYAIPLDVWVEEKDICKITGIITSLWRDNGDRFLRNKGRFRYYLNSIGIEKFRELVEEKFGTLSNDPGSIFNEKQRSLFGINKQKQNNLYFAGLHIPVGRLCVEDIQEIARLSEKYGQSEVRLTEDQNLIIVGLKDSILEEFGNEEIINKFKLNPSHFSASTVSCTGSSYCSFALANTKDIARNISEKLDRELELSEEVKIHWTGCPNNCGQAHMGGIGMTGTKVKKEGGGTEDGYNVSIGGRQDHLQTLGETEFKKVSKHEIYNLIKEILINKFNAKLKT; from the coding sequence ATGCAATATTATTTAAATGATAAAAAATTAAATAAGATTGAAAAGCAAAAGGCGGAGAAAGATGGTCTGAAAATTTTTGAAGAATTAGATGATTATGCTCTTAAAGGCTGGGAAGAGATGGATGAAGTAGATTTGCAAATGCGCTTAAAGTGGTATGGCCTTTTTTGGAGACCAAAAACTCCTGGAAGATTTATGATGAGGCTTAGAGTTCCCAATGGAATTTTAAACTCTAATCAGTTGAGAGTAATCGCTTCAATAGTTGCTAGATACGGAGAAGACGGTTCTGCAGATATAACAACTAGGCAAAATATTCAATTAAGGGGGGTTTTGATAAATGATCTACCAGATATTATTAAAAGACTTAGAGAGGTTGATATCACATCCGTTCAGTCTGGAATGGATAATCCAAGAAATGTTACTGGCAATCCACTAGCGGGAATTGATCCTGAAGAAATTATTGATACAAGAAAATATACTTCTGAATTAGAAGATTACTTAACAAATTCTGGTAATGGTAACCCCGAATTCTCCAATTTACCGAGGAAGTGGAATACTGCAGTTGCTGGAGCAAAAGATAATTTTCTTCTACATAATGATCTTATCTTTCATCCTGTTTTTAAAAATGGAATATTAGGCTTTGGTGTTTGGGTTGGAGGAATTTTATCAGCAACTTTAAATGCTTATGCTATACCTCTAGATGTCTGGGTAGAAGAAAAAGATATATGTAAAATAACTGGAATTATTACTTCCCTTTGGCGAGATAATGGAGATAGATTTCTAAGAAATAAAGGAAGATTTAGATATTATTTAAACTCTATAGGTATTGAAAAATTTAGAGAACTTGTAGAAGAAAAATTTGGAACTTTGTCGAACGATCCAGGCTCAATTTTCAATGAAAAACAAAGAAGTTTATTTGGGATTAATAAACAAAAACAAAACAATCTTTACTTTGCTGGATTACATATTCCTGTAGGAAGATTATGTGTAGAAGATATACAAGAAATTGCAAGATTAAGTGAAAAATATGGCCAAAGTGAAGTAAGACTAACCGAAGATCAAAATCTAATTATTGTTGGCCTGAAAGATAGCATTTTAGAAGAATTTGGTAATGAAGAAATTATTAATAAATTCAAATTAAATCCATCCCATTTTTCAGCGAGTACCGTTTCATGTACAGGGAGTAGTTATTGTAGCTTTGCTCTTGCAAATACCAAAGATATAGCAAGGAATATTTCTGAAAAATTAGATCGAGAACTTGAATTATCAGAGGAGGTTAAAATCCATTGGACAGGATGTCCAAATAATTGTGGGCAAGCTCATATGGGTGGTATTGGCATGACCGGCACAAAGGTAAAAAAAGAGGGAGGTGGAACTGAGGATGGATATAATGTCAGTATTGGAGGCAGACAAGATCACCTGCAAACTTTAGGTGAAACCGAATTTAAAAAAGTTAGTAAACATGAAATTTATAATTTAATCAAAGAAATTTTAATCAACAAATTTAATGCAAAGTTAAAAACCTAA
- a CDS encoding DUF3764 family protein: MTIETTILDFQLSNTYEEYESHMNAKEQQTMFKEMGVKTFYIGKSLDDPQRATVIFQGPENVLYDIFMNPETKPIVEASGHIYAGTKITRWIS; this comes from the coding sequence ATGACTATTGAAACGACTATTTTAGATTTTCAACTAAGTAATACCTATGAGGAGTATGAATCACATATGAATGCAAAAGAACAGCAGACGATGTTTAAAGAAATGGGAGTTAAAACATTTTATATTGGTAAATCATTAGATGATCCTCAAAGGGCAACTGTAATTTTTCAAGGACCAGAAAATGTTTTATATGATATTTTTATGAATCCTGAAACAAAACCTATAGTTGAAGCTTCAGGACATATTTACGCGGGGACAAAAATCACTCGCTGGATTTCTTAA
- a CDS encoding molybdopterin molybdotransferase MoeA — translation MGIDINNQGLYLNDAIKKILEEMDTLMVNNEILHKEEINLDEALGKVSMEEILSEEDMPGYRSSVMDGYALGESTKGNKWKIVGESFPGKPFNDLLKKGEAVTISTGSFVPDNCFSVIPQEQVSLELLKGNEYIIKKETSSNNSWIREKNDQVFKGEILIKKGVKITPGILSKLASCGIKTIKVSKTSKLGLLITGDELIKSGTVRKKGEIWESNSILIKSIAKNLGFEINEIHIEKDNYQNIKNSLRNISEFNDVVISVGGISVGKKDFLKDIINEIGEIKFWKLFLKPGKPFAFGLINKKIPYFGLPGNPVSAAITFIQLVWPALQKLEGITNIEFPLRIKVKLNSDLKRRKGRPELLRGKLIVNEEGELIADISEEQSSSKISSISNSDLLIEIPSEIDFCQKGNLLWAQLLKNNFL, via the coding sequence ATGGGAATTGATATCAATAATCAGGGTCTTTATTTAAACGATGCTATTAAAAAAATCTTAGAAGAGATGGATACTTTAATGGTGAATAATGAAATTTTACATAAGGAAGAGATAAATTTAGACGAAGCACTTGGAAAAGTTTCTATGGAGGAAATCTTATCTGAGGAAGATATGCCAGGTTATAGATCATCAGTTATGGATGGATATGCGTTAGGAGAATCAACTAAAGGGAATAAATGGAAAATTGTCGGAGAGTCTTTTCCCGGAAAGCCATTTAATGATCTTCTTAAAAAAGGTGAAGCTGTAACTATTAGCACAGGTTCATTTGTGCCAGATAATTGTTTTTCTGTGATTCCTCAAGAACAAGTTTCTTTAGAATTATTAAAAGGAAATGAGTATATTATTAAAAAAGAAACATCATCTAATAACTCTTGGATTAGAGAAAAAAATGATCAAGTATTTAAAGGTGAAATATTAATTAAGAAGGGGGTAAAGATTACACCTGGGATTTTAAGTAAATTAGCAAGTTGTGGGATAAAAACTATAAAAGTTAGTAAAACTTCTAAATTAGGTTTACTAATTACTGGAGATGAACTTATCAAATCAGGAACTGTAAGAAAGAAAGGAGAAATATGGGAAAGTAATAGTATTTTGATAAAATCAATTGCAAAAAATCTTGGATTTGAAATTAATGAAATTCATATAGAAAAAGATAATTATCAAAATATAAAAAATTCTCTTAGAAATATTTCTGAATTTAATGATGTGGTTATTTCAGTTGGCGGGATATCAGTGGGTAAAAAAGATTTTTTAAAAGATATTATTAACGAGATAGGAGAGATTAAATTTTGGAAACTATTTTTAAAGCCAGGAAAACCCTTTGCTTTTGGATTGATAAACAAAAAAATTCCTTATTTTGGATTACCTGGGAATCCCGTTTCAGCAGCTATTACTTTTATCCAACTTGTTTGGCCCGCACTTCAGAAACTTGAAGGAATTACTAATATTGAATTCCCTCTTAGGATTAAGGTTAAGCTGAATTCTGATTTGAAAAGAAGAAAAGGGAGACCTGAATTGCTTAGAGGAAAACTTATCGTTAATGAAGAAGGTGAATTAATTGCAGATATTTCTGAAGAACAATCCTCATCAAAGATTAGTTCAATATCTAATTCAGATTTATTAATAGAAATACCTTCTGAAATTGATTTTTGTCAAAAAGGAAATTTATTATGGGCACAACTTTTAAAAAATAATTTTTTATAA
- a CDS encoding protein adenylyltransferase SelO family protein — translation MSTKSNSLKEKLTENFSEFSQLSDYSFMNSLKADPQSTKDGNDHKPRSVYSGHYVPVVPTAIPEPEYISHSNKLFKELRLSSNLTKDQNFCRFFSGDISVANYPMSPVGWATGYALSIYGTEYTQQCPFGTGNGYGDGRAISVFEGLFNGKRMEMQLKGGGPTPYCRGADGRAVLRSSVREFLAQELMDALGIPTSRSLTLYVSRSEIVRRPWYSKGSRYFEPDIMIDNQAAITTRVAPSFLRVGQIELFARRVRNNAHDEALNELKMIVKHLIDRNYKDEIDYEISIESKVIKLASLYRSRLISLIANWMRVGYCQGNFNSDNCAAGGYTLDYGPFGFCELFDPRFQPWTGGGEHFSFFNQPSAAAINFKTFCSSLSPLLSGNKQDQEKLDQIEKDFSELMNKELKKMWANKLGLEHYNETLINEFFNLMVISKADYTILFRKLSEIPDNLYSLKDSFYFPIDYELNNRWEVWLKNWQSILKKEGNIKAKSASMKSLNPVYTWREWMVVPAYEEAEKGNYKKIKELQDVFSHPYIEQPSEIDQKYNRLKPSQYFNYGGVSHYSCSS, via the coding sequence ATGTCAACCAAGTCCAATTCATTAAAAGAAAAGCTTACGGAAAATTTTTCTGAATTTTCTCAATTATCCGACTATTCTTTTATGAATTCTCTTAAAGCAGATCCTCAATCAACAAAAGATGGAAATGATCATAAGCCGCGTTCAGTATATTCAGGTCATTACGTACCAGTTGTTCCAACTGCTATTCCAGAACCAGAATATATTTCCCATAGCAACAAACTTTTTAAAGAACTAAGGCTAAGCTCAAATCTTACTAAAGACCAGAATTTTTGTCGTTTTTTCTCAGGTGATATTTCTGTTGCTAATTATCCAATGAGTCCTGTTGGTTGGGCAACAGGTTATGCATTATCTATTTACGGGACTGAATATACCCAACAATGTCCCTTTGGCACTGGTAATGGTTATGGCGATGGCAGAGCAATTTCTGTTTTTGAAGGTTTATTCAATGGGAAAAGAATGGAAATGCAACTTAAAGGAGGAGGTCCAACTCCCTACTGTCGTGGAGCAGATGGTAGAGCTGTCTTAAGATCTAGCGTACGAGAATTTCTTGCACAGGAATTAATGGATGCATTAGGAATCCCTACCTCAAGATCTTTAACACTTTATGTCTCACGTTCAGAAATAGTTAGAAGACCGTGGTACTCCAAAGGGTCTAGGTATTTTGAACCTGACATCATGATTGATAATCAAGCGGCAATTACTACGAGAGTTGCTCCATCTTTTTTACGTGTAGGCCAGATTGAACTTTTTGCAAGACGAGTTCGTAATAATGCACATGATGAGGCCCTCAATGAACTAAAGATGATAGTTAAACATCTTATTGATAGAAATTATAAAGATGAAATTGATTATGAGATTTCAATTGAAAGTAAGGTAATAAAACTGGCATCTTTATACAGATCAAGACTGATATCACTTATAGCCAACTGGATGCGAGTCGGTTATTGCCAGGGTAACTTCAATAGTGATAATTGTGCTGCTGGAGGTTATACCTTGGATTATGGCCCCTTTGGATTCTGTGAATTATTTGATCCAAGATTTCAACCATGGACAGGTGGAGGTGAACATTTCTCATTTTTCAACCAACCTTCTGCTGCGGCAATCAACTTTAAAACATTCTGTTCCTCTCTTAGTCCGTTACTTTCAGGAAACAAACAAGATCAAGAAAAGTTAGATCAAATCGAAAAGGATTTTTCAGAATTAATGAACAAAGAGTTGAAGAAAATGTGGGCAAACAAACTTGGTTTAGAACATTACAACGAAACTCTAATAAATGAATTTTTTAATCTCATGGTCATTTCAAAAGCAGACTATACAATTTTGTTCCGTAAACTCTCTGAAATACCTGATAACTTATATTCTTTAAAAGACAGTTTCTATTTTCCAATTGATTATGAGCTCAATAATAGATGGGAAGTATGGCTTAAAAACTGGCAATCAATCTTGAAGAAAGAGGGAAATATTAAAGCGAAATCAGCCTCAATGAAATCCCTTAATCCAGTCTATACTTGGCGCGAATGGATGGTCGTTCCCGCATATGAAGAAGCTGAAAAAGGAAATTACAAAAAAATAAAAGAGTTACAGGATGTCTTTAGCCATCCATATATAGAACAACCCTCAGAAATAGATCAAAAATATAATCGACTAAAGCCAAGCCAATATTTTAATTATGGAGGCGTATCTCACTACAGCTGTTCCTCATAA
- a CDS encoding sodium-dependent transporter, producing MDSKISQREQWTSKLGFILAAAGSAVGLGNLWGFAYRASQGGGAAFVLLYILIVLIVCLPVFVAEMALGRNAMASTLLAPVKLAGKNWYPLGILFFIAPLGIASYYSVIMGWTADTLFHSLFFGLPKNLTEAETFFGSISSGSSVLLGHLLSLVLTAIIVSSGIKKGIEKVTRYFMPILFIIIVILAIWATSLSGAWEGYKTFLLKFDFNELRNPQTIRNAFTQAFFSLSLGIGIMVTYASYLNKKSNLPKLSVGVASLDTLVGLMAGFITFPIVLTFGLSDAISESTVGALFISIPTGLGSYGAAGRIVAVAFFALAYIAAITSSVSLLEVPVSSLMDKFGFKREKSVWLITLFLFLAGIPSALNLNILGTVDSIFGGVLLIFGGFLVTFFMGWVVPGKFNEELSDSKVGIKTTRYLKFMTRWIAPPIIGFGLFISVFDLLKGWVS from the coding sequence TTGGACTCAAAAATTTCTCAGAGAGAACAATGGACTAGTAAGCTAGGATTCATTCTCGCAGCTGCTGGTAGTGCAGTAGGTCTAGGCAACCTTTGGGGTTTTGCTTACAGAGCATCTCAGGGTGGAGGTGCGGCGTTTGTACTTTTATATATATTGATCGTTTTAATTGTATGTCTTCCTGTATTTGTTGCTGAAATGGCTCTAGGGAGAAACGCTATGGCAAGCACATTGCTTGCTCCTGTAAAGCTGGCAGGGAAGAATTGGTATCCATTAGGAATTCTTTTCTTCATAGCTCCTTTAGGAATAGCATCATATTATTCAGTGATAATGGGATGGACTGCAGATACCTTGTTCCATTCTTTATTTTTTGGATTACCAAAGAATTTAACTGAAGCAGAAACCTTCTTTGGCTCGATTAGTAGTGGCAGCAGTGTTTTGTTGGGCCACCTATTAAGTCTTGTACTTACAGCAATAATAGTTTCATCAGGTATAAAAAAAGGTATAGAAAAGGTTACTAGATATTTTATGCCAATCCTTTTCATAATTATTGTGATTCTTGCTATTTGGGCCACTTCACTTTCAGGTGCATGGGAAGGATATAAAACATTTCTACTTAAGTTTGACTTTAATGAATTGAGAAATCCTCAAACAATAAGAAACGCTTTTACACAAGCATTCTTTTCATTAAGCTTGGGGATTGGAATTATGGTTACCTACGCATCCTATTTAAATAAAAAAAGTAATCTTCCAAAACTAAGTGTAGGAGTTGCATCATTAGATACTTTGGTTGGACTAATGGCTGGATTTATAACTTTCCCAATAGTTTTAACATTCGGTTTAAGTGACGCTATTTCTGAATCCACTGTTGGTGCTTTATTTATCTCAATTCCAACAGGTTTAGGTTCATATGGTGCGGCAGGAAGAATTGTAGCTGTTGCATTTTTTGCACTAGCTTATATCGCAGCCATAACTTCATCTGTTTCATTATTGGAGGTTCCAGTTTCCTCTTTAATGGATAAATTCGGCTTTAAAAGAGAAAAATCGGTTTGGTTGATAACTCTATTCTTGTTTTTAGCAGGCATTCCTTCTGCATTAAATTTAAATATTCTTGGAACTGTTGATTCGATTTTTGGTGGCGTATTACTGATCTTTGGTGGATTCTTGGTTACTTTCTTTATGGGATGGGTAGTCCCTGGAAAATTTAATGAAGAACTTAGTGATTCAAAAGTTGGAATCAAAACGACGCGTTATTTGAAATTCATGACAAGATGGATTGCACCCCCAATTATTGGTTTTGGACTATTTATTAGTGTGTTTGATTTGCTGAAAGGCTGGGTTAGTTAA
- the moaC gene encoding cyclic pyranopterin monophosphate synthase MoaC, whose amino-acid sequence MDKSLTHINERGEMNIVDISDKVETRREALAEGYINLNKEILEKIKNEKIKKGDIFAAARFSAINGAKKTSELIPLCHNLSLNKITIDFEICESMKAIKIIAFCKSHSKTGVEMEALTSVSIGLLTLYDMLKALDPFMTIDNIRLLEKKGGKNGILKRS is encoded by the coding sequence ATGGATAAATCTTTAACTCATATTAATGAAAGGGGAGAAATGAACATAGTTGATATTTCAGATAAAGTAGAAACTAGAAGAGAGGCTTTAGCAGAAGGATATATTAATTTAAACAAAGAAATATTAGAAAAAATAAAAAATGAAAAAATTAAAAAAGGTGATATTTTTGCAGCGGCTAGATTTTCTGCAATAAATGGTGCAAAAAAAACCTCAGAACTTATTCCTCTCTGTCATAATTTATCATTGAATAAAATCACAATTGATTTTGAAATTTGTGAATCAATGAAAGCAATTAAAATTATTGCTTTTTGCAAATCTCATTCTAAAACAGGTGTTGAGATGGAGGCTCTTACATCAGTTTCAATTGGTCTTCTCACTCTATATGACATGCTCAAAGCTTTAGATCCTTTTATGACTATTGATAATATTCGCCTTTTAGAAAAAAAAGGTGGTAAAAATGGAATATTAAAAAGAAGTTAA
- a CDS encoding DUF1651 domain-containing protein, with protein sequence MEPKYSFGCSTSKPNGCLLNPEGSRIIFFEECKNSPITNSKIHAHLFYTNHLGEPGGYKSSEKLNIDSAWEKWNELHQKGWTEVSHNYG encoded by the coding sequence ATGGAGCCTAAGTACTCATTTGGTTGTAGCACGAGCAAACCCAACGGATGCCTACTAAATCCCGAAGGCAGCAGAATTATCTTTTTCGAAGAATGCAAAAATTCTCCTATAACTAATTCAAAAATTCATGCTCATCTTTTCTATACAAATCACCTTGGCGAACCTGGAGGGTACAAATCCTCTGAAAAACTCAACATAGACTCAGCCTGGGAAAAGTGGAACGAACTTCACCAAAAAGGGTGGACAGAAGTATCGCACAATTACGGATAA
- a CDS encoding nitrate reductase associated protein, whose amino-acid sequence MVNSQSNHYFNFEDDFIKDLRCIPLCVRRKLDLIGIKLKLTHWQDFNLIEKNKIVDWPDSKKDLIDLKTFLKEITSNSKYGEAKEIEISINQPWQNKNKVPDQVLKSALARGINISVEKWRNLNELDRFAFCKLVRPSHEHNNLDKAFDEILK is encoded by the coding sequence TTGGTTAATAGTCAATCAAATCATTATTTTAATTTCGAGGATGATTTTATTAAAGACTTAAGATGCATTCCTCTATGTGTTAGAAGGAAACTTGATTTAATTGGAATAAAATTAAAACTTACTCATTGGCAAGATTTTAATTTAATTGAAAAAAATAAGATAGTAGATTGGCCAGATTCAAAAAAAGATCTCATTGATTTAAAAACTTTTTTAAAAGAAATTACATCTAATTCAAAATATGGAGAAGCAAAAGAAATAGAAATTTCAATTAATCAACCTTGGCAAAATAAAAATAAAGTTCCTGACCAAGTTTTAAAATCGGCACTAGCAAGGGGAATTAATATTTCAGTTGAAAAATGGAGAAATTTAAACGAATTAGATAGATTTGCTTTTTGCAAATTAGTTAGACCAAGCCATGAACACAACAATTTGGATAAAGCATTTGATGAGATTCTGAAATAA
- a CDS encoding molybdenum cofactor biosynthesis protein MoaE — protein sequence MDNLRIQFKILEETFNPYKEFELWEKVNKNSANSLFIGRVRPFDQFGNDLKKLEIVHYKGMTENYIKRYLMKISEKQDDLCIFLLHRIGFIYPNEPIILIAVSANHRGIANKYLQEILEFTKYKVPFWKKEWTFKGSSWVKKNTELGFEL from the coding sequence GTGGATAATTTAAGAATACAATTTAAAATCCTAGAAGAAACTTTTAATCCTTATAAAGAATTCGAACTTTGGGAGAAGGTCAATAAGAATTCAGCAAACTCTCTTTTTATTGGAAGAGTAAGGCCTTTTGATCAATTTGGAAATGATTTAAAGAAACTAGAAATTGTTCATTATAAAGGAATGACCGAAAATTATATTAAAAGATATTTAATGAAAATTTCTGAAAAACAGGATGATTTATGTATTTTTCTCTTACACAGGATAGGTTTCATTTACCCTAATGAACCTATTATTTTAATAGCAGTAAGTGCAAATCATAGAGGCATTGCAAATAAATATCTCCAAGAAATACTTGAATTTACAAAATACAAAGTTCCTTTTTGGAAAAAAGAATGGACTTTCAAAGGATCCTCATGGGTAAAAAAGAATACTGAATTAGGCTTTGAATTATAA
- a CDS encoding MoaD/ThiS family protein has product MESEKSNKIKVVLLSSIAEDLGWNEKFLTIEGSQMKVFSVWKLINSNLPKDNIIVSINQEITDMDAKINPDDEVAFMPMFTGG; this is encoded by the coding sequence ATGGAAAGTGAAAAATCTAACAAAATTAAGGTGGTTTTATTATCTAGTATCGCTGAAGATCTAGGATGGAATGAAAAATTTCTTACAATTGAAGGCTCTCAAATGAAGGTTTTTTCTGTATGGAAATTAATTAATTCTAATTTACCTAAAGATAATATTATCGTTTCTATTAATCAAGAAATTACAGATATGGATGCGAAGATTAATCCAGATGATGAGGTGGCATTTATGCCAATGTTTACCGGTGGATAA
- a CDS encoding cupin domain-containing protein, whose amino-acid sequence MKLKKIIPFCFLFIGTLALPETSFAEEKIEVIPLIQSSKGLSGKNFNYLEGKPELRLLKVKIPVGLKTPIHTHPSPMLIHVTRGRLKHVRGEEINFFKAGDAFIESNNGGPHYVKNVGKKPAILHVGVVSVVGIPTAINK is encoded by the coding sequence ATGAAATTAAAAAAAATTATTCCATTTTGCTTTCTTTTTATTGGGACTTTAGCTTTACCAGAAACTTCTTTTGCTGAAGAAAAGATTGAAGTTATACCCCTTATTCAAAGTTCAAAAGGGCTTAGTGGTAAAAATTTTAATTATCTCGAGGGTAAGCCTGAATTAAGACTCTTAAAAGTAAAAATTCCGGTTGGCTTGAAAACTCCAATTCATACTCATCCTTCCCCAATGTTGATTCATGTCACCAGAGGAAGATTAAAGCATGTGAGGGGTGAAGAAATTAATTTCTTTAAAGCGGGTGATGCATTTATAGAGAGTAATAATGGGGGACCCCACTATGTGAAAAATGTTGGGAAGAAGCCGGCTATACTTCATGTGGGAGTTGTATCAGTAGTTGGAATTCCTACGGCCATTAATAAATAA
- the moaB gene encoding molybdenum cofactor biosynthesis protein B, with protein MVSIALLTVSDTRNTKNDESGNYLLQEAEKSGHNIFNKIICKDDIYLIRKYISDWISDPNVDVIITTGGTGITARDVTPEAVRPLLDKEIDGFGETFRFLSFKKIGTSTLQSRCIAGSANGKFLFVLPGSKDAVMTGWQDIISYQLNENTKPCNLINLIDKLKQ; from the coding sequence GTGGTTTCTATAGCTTTGCTTACTGTTTCTGATACTCGTAACACAAAAAATGATGAGAGTGGAAATTATCTACTTCAAGAGGCTGAGAAATCAGGACACAATATCTTTAATAAGATAATTTGCAAAGATGATATTTATTTAATTAGAAAATATATAAGCGATTGGATCTCAGATCCAAATGTTGATGTGATTATTACAACAGGTGGTACAGGAATTACAGCTAGGGACGTTACTCCTGAAGCTGTTAGACCTTTATTAGATAAAGAGATTGATGGTTTTGGGGAAACTTTTAGATTTTTATCATTTAAAAAGATAGGAACAAGTACTTTACAAAGTAGGTGTATTGCGGGGTCTGCAAATGGTAAGTTTTTATTCGTTTTGCCTGGATCTAAGGATGCTGTGATGACAGGTTGGCAAGATATAATTTCTTATCAACTTAATGAAAATACAAAACCTTGTAATTTAATAAATCTCATTGATAAGCTAAAACAATAA